The sequence below is a genomic window from Polaribacter vadi.
AAAAATATTAAATTTAAAAAGAATAACATCAATACTATTTATACTATTGATTACAACTTCTTGCGAATTAGAAGAAGTTAATAGAGAAATACAAGATACAGATTTGGTTTACACTTCTGTAACTGGTTATGAAGGTGTAATTAACTATGCCTACAATAGTCTATATTATTTTTATGGTAAATTAGATGGTATAGGTGCTCAAGAAATGGGGACTGATTTATGGTGGTCTGAATCTTATTTATCACCATATACACAATATGGAAGTGAATTAACAACTACTCAAGGTCAAAACCAAGTATTTTGGCAAGGGTTCTACGCTGCTATCAACTATGCTAACTTAGGTATATATTATGCAGATAAAGTTACAGATTACACAGATGAACAAAGAAATGAAAAAGTAGCAGAGGCTTACTTTATTAGAGGATGGTCCTATTTACAAATTGTAGAACAATATGGTGGTGTTGTTCTTAGAACGTTACCCTCATCTATTGATTCAGAAAAAGAAAATTTTCCTGTTCGTAGTACAGAACTTGAATTTTACGACTTAATCTTAAGCGACTTAGAGTTTGCTGCAAAATACTTACCTGTATCTCAAGGTGCAGAAAAAGGACGTGCTTCTAAAAAAGCAGCACTTGGCATGCTTGCAAAAGCATATCTTCAAAGAACAAGATTAGGTGATGAAGCATTGTATGCTTCTAAAGCATTAAAAGTTGCCAAAGACCTTATAGATAATCAAGCAGCATATGGTTGTGGTCTATGGGAAAGCACTGACACAGAATCTGGATATGCACAGTTATGGGATGGCCCAAATAATAAAAACAATAAAGAGTTTTTGTTCTTAGAATCTATAGACCCAAATGATGAAACTAGAGCAAATCCTGAAGGAAATAATAGAGGTCGTACAAGACAATATTATGAAATGGACTTAAAAAATGTTGGCGCAGAATGGGGAACTACAGAAAAAAACTGTGCTTGGTATGGTAGAGCAAATAGCAACGGTATAAAACCAACAAAGTATTTATTAACGGAAATTTTTACACCAGAAAAAAATCCAGCAGATACTAGATTCCAAAATACTTTTTTTACAGAATATTACAACTCTAGATGGTCTGACTTTAAAATTAGCAGTGAGGTGTTAGCTAAATATGAAAAAGATCCAGCATTAGCGGGTCATGTTATTAAAAATACTGCAGGAACTTATTATAGTGGTGAAGTTTATTATGATGGAAGAACAGTATATAGACCTACAGTAAATGCTTCTGGAAATGTTAATATGGTAGATAACGATTCTGATGGATATCTTGATGGTATCTCTGTTTTTACACCTAATTACCCTATGACTGCTGCAGAAAAATATTCGTTACCATTTCTTATTGCTACACCAGATGAAATGTTTGATTCTAGTGGAAGATGGGTAACAGATGCTTCTTCATCATTAGGTGCTTATTATAAAAAATGCTATCCTTCTTTTAATAAATTCTCATCTATTTATTGGATTTACAATAACCAAAGATGGCTTGGAGATGTACCTATTCTTCGTTTGGGAGATGTTTATTTAATTGCTGCAGAAGCTGCACTTCGTGCTAGTAACGATCAAGCTACAGCTGCTGGATATGTAAATACTTTAAGAAAACGTGCTGCCATTACAAGTAGACAAAATGAAATGATTGTTCCTGTGGGTCAAGTTGATCTTGACTTTATTTTAGCAGAACGTGCAAGAGAACTTACAGGAGAGCAAGTTCGTTGGGAAGATTTAAAAAGATTTGGTAAATTAAATAACACTTATCTCAATAGAACCAACCCAGATATTACAGGTTTTGTAGATGACAAGCATATTGTAAGACCAGTGCCACAATCTTTTCTTGATGCAATTGGTAACGCTAACGAGTTTGGTACAAATGGATATTAAAAATTATCTTTGTTTTAGTTAATCCCCCTTTTTTTTAAAAAGGAATGCGCCTTATTATAGGCGCATTTCTTTTTAAAAAATAAATACTATAAATATAAATTGGTAGAAAGTTCTTAAAAATAAAACAGCATCGTTTTAAAAACTATTTAGTGTACAGAACTTGGTACAGTTTGTTTTTCTCCAATAATTACTTCATTAAAAGTCACATTTTTAGAGTTGGTTAATTTCATGCTATTCTTTGCAGGTTTAATAAAAA
It includes:
- a CDS encoding RagB/SusD family nutrient uptake outer membrane protein; translation: MKKILNLKRITSILFILLITTSCELEEVNREIQDTDLVYTSVTGYEGVINYAYNSLYYFYGKLDGIGAQEMGTDLWWSESYLSPYTQYGSELTTTQGQNQVFWQGFYAAINYANLGIYYADKVTDYTDEQRNEKVAEAYFIRGWSYLQIVEQYGGVVLRTLPSSIDSEKENFPVRSTELEFYDLILSDLEFAAKYLPVSQGAEKGRASKKAALGMLAKAYLQRTRLGDEALYASKALKVAKDLIDNQAAYGCGLWESTDTESGYAQLWDGPNNKNNKEFLFLESIDPNDETRANPEGNNRGRTRQYYEMDLKNVGAEWGTTEKNCAWYGRANSNGIKPTKYLLTEIFTPEKNPADTRFQNTFFTEYYNSRWSDFKISSEVLAKYEKDPALAGHVIKNTAGTYYSGEVYYDGRTVYRPTVNASGNVNMVDNDSDGYLDGISVFTPNYPMTAAEKYSLPFLIATPDEMFDSSGRWVTDASSSLGAYYKKCYPSFNKFSSIYWIYNNQRWLGDVPILRLGDVYLIAAEAALRASNDQATAAGYVNTLRKRAAITSRQNEMIVPVGQVDLDFILAERARELTGEQVRWEDLKRFGKLNNTYLNRTNPDITGFVDDKHIVRPVPQSFLDAIGNANEFGTNGY